A section of the Campylobacter porcelli genome encodes:
- a CDS encoding protein-L-isoaspartate(D-aspartate) O-methyltransferase, with protein sequence MDNLESAKCQTMSDEIASLVQLSPMVYRAFINTPRTPFVPVSINAFKLDAHPIGSNQWISSPLTVAKMTMALEAENCDNILEVGCGSGYQAAILAKVARRVFSVERIEALANSAKSLMKNLGINNVFIRFDDGNLGWRSYAPYDRIILSCFCKSVPDRLFSQLKDDGILVAPVEKDGKQYITQYKKSNNQISSKIIDECVFVPLLDGTEQR encoded by the coding sequence ATGGATAATTTAGAAAGTGCAAAATGTCAAACAATGAGCGATGAGATAGCTAGTTTAGTTCAGCTTAGTCCTATGGTCTATAGAGCGTTTATTAATACGCCAAGGACGCCATTTGTGCCAGTATCTATAAATGCTTTTAAGCTTGATGCTCATCCGATAGGATCTAATCAATGGATAAGCTCTCCGCTAACTGTGGCTAAGATGACAATGGCGTTAGAGGCTGAAAATTGCGATAATATACTTGAAGTTGGCTGTGGCAGTGGGTATCAAGCGGCGATTTTGGCTAAGGTCGCAAGGCGAGTTTTTAGCGTGGAAAGAATCGAAGCGTTAGCCAATTCAGCAAAATCTCTAATGAAAAATTTAGGGATAAATAATGTATTTATACGATTTGATGATGGCAATCTAGGCTGGAGAAGCTACGCCCCATATGATAGGATTATCCTTAGTTGCTTTTGTAAAAGTGTGCCAGATAGGCTATTTTCTCAGCTTAAAGATGATGGAATTTTAGTAGCTCCAGTTGAGAAAGATGGCAAGCAATACATAACTCAATATAAAAAATCAAATAATCAAATTAGCAGTAAAATCATAGATGAATGCGTATTTGTCCCGCTACTTGATGGGACAGAGCAAAGATAG
- a CDS encoding nicotinate phosphoribosyltransferase produces the protein MSSKFDLAHLEAWYDYFHLFKFVLIILKIKIKFDKILAKFIKRVDMNPILNTDSYKISHYLQYPKDIKFISSYIESRGGRWNRLLFYGLQIFLMEYLSQKISYDDIDEADEFIKAHGMKFNKDGWKYIVEHHGGALPLEIEAVAEGSIIQTENVLLQIKNTDPNLAWLVGYFETAILRSIWYPVAVATNSYFCKQNILHFLKESGTPENIDFALHDFGARGVSSFESAGIGGSAHMVNFKGSDTITGALFAKKYYGADMAAFSIPASEHSTMTSWGRDGEFQAYENMVKSYGDGTFACVIDSYDTLNAIDLWGRLFDKVKKQGGKVVLRPDSGNPVTMASECIEKMMSLAGYSINSKGYKVLPDHIRLIYGDGINPQSIEDILNELKFRKISSDNIVFGMGGALLQHLNRDTLRFAMKVNAVSSDGISWRDVYKNPVTDPKKRSKSGRLALIKENELYKTIRFDELNGRQNWLTKVFKDGKILRKFSFDDIRSRAKEYD, from the coding sequence TTGAGTAGCAAATTTGATTTAGCTCATTTAGAAGCTTGGTATGACTACTTTCATTTGTTTAAATTTGTGCTGATTATACTTAAAATTAAAATTAAATTTGATAAAATACTAGCCAAATTTATCAAAAGAGTAGATATGAATCCAATATTAAATACCGATAGTTACAAGATTTCGCACTATTTACAATATCCAAAAGATATTAAATTTATCAGCTCATATATAGAGTCTCGTGGTGGGCGGTGGAATCGCTTGCTTTTTTATGGATTGCAGATATTTTTGATGGAGTATCTAAGCCAAAAGATAAGCTATGATGATATAGATGAGGCTGATGAGTTCATCAAAGCACACGGAATGAAATTTAATAAAGATGGCTGGAAATATATAGTAGAGCATCATGGCGGAGCCTTGCCTTTAGAGATAGAAGCAGTCGCTGAAGGTAGCATTATCCAAACCGAAAATGTGCTTTTACAGATTAAAAACACAGATCCGAATTTAGCGTGGCTTGTGGGGTATTTTGAAACGGCGATTTTACGCTCGATTTGGTATCCGGTGGCTGTAGCGACTAATAGCTATTTTTGTAAGCAAAATATCTTACATTTTCTAAAAGAGAGCGGAACGCCTGAGAATATTGACTTTGCCTTACATGATTTTGGCGCTAGGGGGGTTAGTAGCTTTGAGAGTGCTGGGATTGGTGGTAGCGCTCATATGGTGAATTTCAAAGGCTCAGATACCATCACTGGCGCACTCTTTGCCAAAAAATATTATGGTGCGGATATGGCAGCTTTTAGCATACCAGCTAGCGAGCATAGCACGATGACTTCGTGGGGGAGAGATGGGGAATTTCAAGCTTATGAAAATATGGTTAAAAGCTATGGCGATGGGACTTTTGCTTGTGTGATAGATAGCTATGATACGCTAAATGCCATTGATCTATGGGGAAGGCTCTTTGATAAGGTCAAAAAGCAAGGCGGCAAGGTGGTGCTTCGCCCAGATAGCGGTAATCCAGTAACGATGGCTAGTGAGTGTATCGAGAAGATGATGAGCCTAGCTGGATATAGTATAAATTCCAAAGGCTATAAGGTCTTGCCAGATCATATAAGGCTAATTTATGGTGATGGGATAAATCCGCAAAGCATAGAAGATATATTAAATGAGCTTAAATTTAGAAAAATTAGTAGCGATAATATCGTTTTTGGTATGGGTGGGGCGTTGCTTCAGCACTTAAATAGGGATACTTTAAGATTTGCGATGAAAGTAAATGCCGTAAGTAGCGATGGGATAAGCTGGAGAGATGTATATAAAAATCCAGTCACAGATCCTAAAAAGCGCTCAAAATCTGGCCGCTTAGCCTTAATTAAAGAGAATGAGCTTTATAAAACTATAAGATTTGATGAGCTAAATGGTAGGCAAAATTGGCTAACTAAGGTATTTAAAGATGGTAAGATTTTGCGTAAATTTAGCTTTGATGATATTAGATCTAGGGCTAAAGAGTATGATTAA
- a CDS encoding molybdopterin guanine dinucleotide-containing S/N-oxide reductase → MKTNRREFLKLGAALSLAPMLPSNIFANNIDTKLIKDGEVFTAAHWGMLKATIKDGKIISSKPYQELSKISNPLQNTMADLVYKTRITAPMVRKSYLENPDSPKPELRGVDEWVEVKYEDAIKLVARELKKTREQKGMQSVFAGSYGWYSSGKLHNPRILLHRFMNLSGGFTGSLGDYSTGASQVIMPYVVGSIEVYEQQTSWPVVLEHSKVVVLWGMNPISTLRIAWSATDDQGLKYFEQLKDSSKEIIIIDPLWSETGKFFGDKARWIAPRPNTDVAMMLGMAYYLYTSGKYDKDFIANYTTGFDKFLPYLLGKSDKIPKTIKWASKICGVKESVIKNLADTIYANRTMLMSGWGMQRAHHGEQPHWMLVTLASMLGQIGLPGGGFGLSYHYSNGGAPTCVGGVLGGINAASVGVIKDGKYQGLASQASGDEAAQSWLNAGTDYAFPVARIADALLNPGKILEHNGTKITYPDIDFIYWAGGNPITQHQDTNTNLKAWRRPRTIVVNEIYWTPTAKMADIVFPVTTQYERNDLTMTGDYSNQNICPMKQVVERQHFAKNDYEIFSDLCKAYADGLVEAFTEGGKTEMDWLEEFYNVAANAVNANTALGITMPKFNEWWNKNEPTTFAPTLESESWVRMADFREDPILNALGTPSGLIEIYSQAIENMNYDDCAAHPKWFEPAEWLGMKNKPAKFHLITAHPTDRLHSQQNNTSLRDNYAIAGREPVLINAKDAVKLGIKQGDLVRVFNRRGEVLAGAEVSNDIIPGVVRLREGAWYDGFGDGLCKNGCANVLTLDIPTSKLSNGNISHTGLVNIEKYQGNAPKLEAFNAPKGVKNI, encoded by the coding sequence ATGAAAACAAATAGAAGAGAATTTTTAAAATTAGGTGCGGCATTAAGCCTTGCTCCAATGCTACCAAGTAATATATTTGCTAATAATATTGATACTAAGCTTATCAAAGATGGAGAGGTATTTACAGCGGCTCACTGGGGTATGCTAAAAGCAACTATAAAAGATGGTAAGATCATAAGCTCAAAGCCATATCAAGAGTTATCTAAAATTTCAAATCCACTTCAAAATACAATGGCAGATTTAGTCTATAAAACTAGAATTACCGCCCCAATGGTAAGAAAGAGCTATTTAGAAAACCCAGATAGCCCAAAACCTGAATTAAGAGGGGTTGATGAGTGGGTAGAAGTAAAATATGAAGATGCCATTAAATTAGTCGCAAGAGAGCTTAAAAAGACTAGAGAGCAAAAGGGTATGCAAAGCGTATTTGCTGGAAGTTATGGATGGTATAGTAGTGGCAAACTTCACAATCCTAGAATTTTATTACATAGATTTATGAATTTAAGTGGCGGATTTACTGGTAGTTTAGGGGATTACTCTACTGGTGCTAGTCAGGTTATTATGCCTTATGTGGTTGGTAGTATAGAAGTTTATGAGCAACAAACCAGTTGGCCTGTAGTCTTAGAGCATTCAAAAGTAGTAGTTTTATGGGGTATGAATCCTATATCTACTCTAAGAATTGCTTGGAGTGCTACAGATGACCAAGGGCTAAAATATTTCGAGCAATTAAAAGATAGCAGCAAAGAGATTATCATAATTGATCCATTGTGGAGCGAAACTGGCAAATTCTTTGGCGATAAAGCTAGATGGATAGCACCTAGACCAAATACAGATGTTGCTATGATGCTTGGTATGGCTTACTATCTATATACAAGCGGTAAATATGATAAAGATTTTATAGCTAATTATACTACTGGATTTGATAAATTCTTGCCATATTTACTAGGAAAAAGCGATAAAATCCCAAAAACAATCAAATGGGCATCTAAAATTTGTGGCGTAAAAGAGAGCGTGATTAAAAATCTAGCTGATACCATTTATGCTAATAGAACAATGCTAATGAGTGGCTGGGGAATGCAAAGAGCACACCACGGAGAGCAGCCACACTGGATGCTAGTTACTCTAGCTTCTATGCTAGGACAGATTGGCTTGCCTGGTGGGGGATTTGGTCTTAGCTATCACTATAGTAATGGCGGGGCTCCTACTTGCGTAGGTGGAGTTTTAGGCGGTATAAATGCCGCTAGCGTAGGAGTTATCAAAGATGGGAAATATCAAGGCTTGGCTAGTCAAGCAAGTGGCGATGAAGCAGCTCAAAGCTGGTTAAATGCTGGGACTGATTATGCCTTCCCTGTAGCTAGAATAGCCGATGCCTTGCTAAATCCTGGCAAAATTTTAGAGCATAATGGGACTAAAATCACATATCCTGATATAGACTTTATCTACTGGGCTGGTGGTAATCCTATAACCCAACATCAAGATACAAATACAAATTTAAAGGCTTGGAGACGCCCAAGAACAATAGTCGTAAATGAAATTTACTGGACTCCTACAGCTAAGATGGCTGATATAGTATTTCCAGTAACTACGCAGTATGAGAGAAATGACCTTACAATGACAGGAGACTACTCAAACCAAAATATCTGTCCGATGAAGCAAGTAGTAGAAAGACAGCACTTTGCTAAGAATGATTATGAGATATTTAGTGATCTATGTAAGGCTTATGCTGATGGCTTAGTGGAGGCATTTACTGAAGGTGGCAAAACGGAGATGGATTGGCTAGAGGAGTTTTATAATGTAGCAGCAAATGCGGTAAATGCTAACACAGCTCTTGGTATCACTATGCCTAAATTTAATGAGTGGTGGAACAAGAATGAGCCAACTACATTTGCGCCAACTCTAGAGAGCGAGAGTTGGGTAAGAATGGCTGACTTTAGAGAAGATCCGATCTTAAACGCGCTTGGGACGCCATCTGGATTAATCGAAATTTATAGCCAAGCAATTGAGAATATGAATTATGATGATTGTGCGGCTCATCCAAAGTGGTTTGAACCAGCTGAATGGCTAGGTATGAAGAATAAACCGGCTAAATTCCATCTTATCACAGCTCATCCTACAGATAGGCTTCACTCACAGCAAAATAATACATCTTTAAGGGATAATTATGCTATAGCAGGTCGTGAGCCAGTGCTGATTAACGCTAAAGATGCAGTCAAATTGGGTATCAAACAAGGCGATTTGGTAAGAGTGTTTAATAGGCGTGGCGAAGTGCTAGCTGGTGCAGAAGTTAGCAATGATATTATCCCAGGCGTTGTAAGGCTTAGAGAGGGTGCGTGGTATGATGGATTTGGCGATGGACTATGTAAAAATGGTTGTGCTAATGTCCTAACTCTAGATATTCCAACAAGCAAATTATCAAATGGCAATATCTCTCACACAGGACTTGTCAATATAGAAAAATATCAAGGCAACGCTCCTAAACTTGAAGCATTTAACGCTCCAAAAGGTGTAAAAAATATCTAA
- a CDS encoding PepSY-associated TM helix domain-containing protein, whose protein sequence is MLLKKKKWIFNIHLIVAMILVIPLFIICISGAMLSYDKPIANAINAIITPNSNKILNPDFADLISKFKAQNPSLDISSISYETNSRYYTISTNQNGKNISYLVNDDGVILSSDNGAQFMRTIRSLHRWLLFSEFDSTTIGRQIVAISAIGFIILTLSGIYLYLPALKNNFIKALTISFKSKKLMLAYKSHTALGVIFGIIFLTMSFTGLFWPYDSVKKAFAWAYGVEIQQRPKGGNKTCHNRK, encoded by the coding sequence ATGCTATTAAAAAAGAAAAAGTGGATATTTAATATTCACTTAATAGTCGCTATGATACTGGTAATTCCACTATTTATAATATGTATTAGCGGAGCTATGCTTTCATATGATAAGCCAATAGCAAATGCCATAAATGCCATCATCACGCCAAATTCTAATAAGATTTTAAATCCAGATTTTGCTGATTTAATAAGCAAATTTAAAGCCCAAAATCCATCGCTTGATATATCAAGCATCTCCTATGAAACTAATAGTCGCTACTATACAATATCCACTAATCAAAATGGCAAAAATATTAGCTATTTAGTTAATGACGATGGCGTAATTTTAAGTAGCGATAATGGAGCTCAATTTATGCGAACAATCCGCTCGTTACATAGATGGCTACTCTTTAGCGAATTTGATAGCACCACTATTGGTAGGCAAATTGTCGCAATATCGGCTATTGGGTTTATAATTCTTACTTTAAGCGGAATATATCTCTATTTACCAGCGTTAAAAAATAATTTCATTAAAGCACTTACTATTAGCTTTAAATCTAAAAAGCTAATGTTAGCCTATAAGTCTCATACCGCACTTGGAGTGATATTTGGCATTATATTTCTAACAATGAGTTTTACAGGGCTATTTTGGCCATATGATAGCGTCAAAAAGGCATTTGCGTGGGCTTATGGCGTAGAAATCCAGCAAAGACCAAAAGGTGGCAATAAAACTTGCCATAATAGAAAATAG
- a CDS encoding PepSY domain-containing protein: MAIKLAIIENRFNSDELKTALIAIMPNFTNFDSISISQSKPKHYTFNIKKANEQRVVTIDIDNPNLLTQTDASQNKNLARKVLDLHSGRAFGFIGEFVFCVASFIGGVIAILGFIITYARIKPKSAKNKI, translated from the coding sequence GTGGCAATAAAACTTGCCATAATAGAAAATAGATTTAATAGTGATGAGCTTAAAACCGCATTAATAGCCATAATGCCAAATTTCACCAACTTTGATAGCATATCCATTTCGCAAAGCAAACCTAAACACTATACATTTAACATTAAAAAAGCAAATGAGCAAAGGGTAGTAACAATTGACATAGATAATCCAAATTTACTAACACAAACAGACGCATCGCAAAATAAAAATCTAGCTAGAAAAGTTTTAGATTTACACTCTGGTAGAGCTTTTGGCTTTATAGGTGAGTTTGTATTTTGCGTAGCTTCTTTTATAGGAGGAGTGATAGCAATCCTTGGCTTCATCATAACATACGCTAGAATAAAGCCAAAAAGTGCTAAAAATAAAATCTAA
- the sodB gene encoding superoxide dismutase [Fe], with protein sequence MLELRNLPFDPNSNAVVSKEACDYHHGKHHQTYVNNYNNLTKDSELANASLYDVLVSSQGGLFNNAAQVYNHDFYWDCIAKKSDKSSELEAALKSDFKDFKAEFINSATTLFGAGWTWLVYNPNTNKLEIKNTSNAATPVTDGLVPLLVVDVWEHAYYIDSRNARPAYLEKFYENINWDFVSTAYEWAKKEGLKSVKFYIDELHPVAGCCGAGCGCSH encoded by the coding sequence ATGTTAGAGTTAAGAAATCTACCATTTGACCCAAATTCCAACGCAGTAGTGAGTAAAGAAGCCTGTGATTATCACCACGGCAAACACCACCAAACATATGTAAATAACTACAACAACCTAACAAAAGATAGCGAACTAGCTAATGCTAGTTTGTATGATGTGCTTGTAAGCTCTCAAGGCGGATTATTTAATAACGCCGCTCAAGTATATAATCACGATTTTTACTGGGATTGTATAGCTAAAAAAAGTGATAAAAGCAGCGAGCTTGAAGCAGCTTTAAAAAGCGATTTTAAAGATTTTAAAGCTGAATTTATAAACTCAGCTACAACTCTTTTTGGCGCTGGTTGGACTTGGCTTGTTTATAACCCAAATACAAATAAACTAGAGATCAAAAACACTTCAAACGCAGCTACTCCAGTAACTGATGGCTTAGTGCCACTTTTAGTAGTTGATGTGTGGGAGCACGCTTACTATATAGATAGTCGTAATGCTCGTCCGGCGTATTTAGAAAAATTCTATGAAAATATCAACTGGGATTTTGTAAGCACAGCTTATGAATGGGCGAAAAAAGAGGGGCTAAAATCTGTTAAATTCTACATTGATGAACTTCACCCAGTGGCTGGTTGCTGTGGCGCTGGATGTGGCTGCAGCCATTAA
- a CDS encoding phosphatidylglycerophosphatase A: MQKLFVTFFYSGLLRPAPGTWGSLAGAIVGVAIYYYIGLETLFLASILLFLASISIIDSYEAKSGTHDDSSIVIDEVAGVWVAISIALSSWEQFEVDKFGWISVVLAFVFFRILDITKPSIIGRLDRNLKGGLGVMSDDMVAGGFAGLIAAACVAILVKFGLII; encoded by the coding sequence ATGCAAAAGCTATTTGTAACATTTTTTTACTCTGGATTGTTGCGGCCAGCACCTGGGACTTGGGGGAGCTTAGCTGGGGCTATAGTTGGAGTGGCGATATATTATTATATCGGGCTTGAGACGCTATTTTTAGCTAGTATATTGCTATTTTTAGCTAGTATTAGCATAATTGACTCTTATGAGGCTAAAAGTGGCACCCACGATGATAGCTCCATAGTTATAGATGAGGTTGCTGGGGTATGGGTGGCTATATCTATAGCCTTATCTAGCTGGGAGCAGTTTGAGGTAGATAAATTTGGCTGGATTAGCGTGGTTTTGGCTTTTGTGTTTTTTCGAATTTTAGATATTACTAAGCCTAGTATCATCGGTAGGCTAGATCGCAATCTCAAAGGCGGCCTTGGTGTAATGAGCGATGATATGGTCGCTGGTGGATTTGCTGGGCTTATCGCTGCTGCTTGCGTGGCTATTTTGGTTAAATTTGGCTTGATTATTTAA
- a CDS encoding carbon-nitrogen hydrolase family protein — translation MISNLIAHNLSSIGAINRASELCDFAASLKDGDLALCSELCVGGYERLGDEFEQDLERNLISSLKSGAYLGFSRIFNDYNEFILLSSKGVEFKQNKYRLFKPNNEDKITLSGSLDGIKIHNINGVKIGVLICFELRFIKLWDRLMGASIILVPAMWGKARKAHYKVLCQALALQNRAYVIACSDMDLRFKSIFAPDGKRSENMKFDINLIDKFKKSLGIDDG, via the coding sequence ATGATTTCTAATCTCATAGCTCACAATCTTAGCTCTATTGGTGCTATTAATAGGGCTAGTGAGTTGTGCGATTTTGCTGCCTCTTTAAAAGATGGGGATTTAGCGCTTTGCTCTGAGCTTTGTGTTGGTGGATATGAGAGGCTTGGAGATGAATTTGAGCAGGATTTAGAAAGAAATTTAATCAGCTCTTTAAAGAGTGGCGCTTATCTTGGATTTAGTAGAATTTTTAATGATTATAATGAGTTTATTTTGCTTAGCTCCAAAGGCGTGGAATTTAAGCAAAATAAATATAGACTATTTAAGCCAAATAACGAGGATAAAATCACTCTTAGCGGTAGCTTAGATGGGATTAAAATTCATAATATAAATGGGGTTAAAATCGGAGTTTTAATCTGCTTTGAGCTTCGTTTTATTAAGCTTTGGGATAGATTAATGGGTGCTAGTATAATCTTAGTCCCAGCTATGTGGGGTAAAGCTAGAAAGGCTCATTATAAGGTGCTTTGCCAAGCCTTAGCCTTACAAAATAGAGCCTATGTAATTGCGTGTAGCGATATGGATTTGAGATTTAAATCCATATTTGCTCCAGATGGCAAAAGGAGCGAAAATATGAAATTTGATATAAATTTAATAGATAAATTTAAAAAATCACTTGGGATAGATGATGGATAA
- a CDS encoding ribonucleotide-diphosphate reductase subunit beta, whose translation MYRKKIYNPASNETLNERKVFNGNPHGILNFTKAKYTWALKLWDLMEANTWFPKEVDTTDDVRDYACNLTAAEKRMYDLVWSQLISMDSFQTNNLADNINPYITAPEINAVLARQAYEEANHSKSYAVMVEAICDNTDLIYEMEKHDEVLRRKNDYISSVYEELAGDVTDEKLLLAMVANQILEGVYFYSGFTAIYALARAGKMLGSAQMIRFIQRDEITHLLLFQNMINSVRKERPDLFTSEIEAKIYEMFQKAGELEIEWGKYITQNQIMGFTDDIIDQYIKYLIDDRLTSIGLKKLYNVSHPIKWVDDFAKFNDQKSNFFESKVTNYSKGSLSFDDF comes from the coding sequence ATGTATAGAAAAAAGATATATAATCCAGCTTCAAATGAGACGCTAAATGAGCGAAAAGTTTTTAATGGCAATCCGCATGGAATTTTAAATTTCACAAAGGCCAAATACACTTGGGCGCTTAAGCTTTGGGATCTTATGGAGGCAAATACTTGGTTTCCAAAAGAGGTTGATACCACTGATGATGTGCGTGACTATGCTTGTAATCTCACAGCAGCTGAAAAGCGTATGTATGATCTAGTATGGAGCCAACTAATCTCAATGGATAGCTTTCAGACAAATAACCTAGCTGATAATATAAATCCATATATCACAGCTCCAGAGATAAATGCGGTTTTAGCTCGTCAAGCCTACGAAGAGGCAAATCATAGTAAATCATACGCAGTAATGGTAGAGGCGATTTGCGATAATACAGATTTGATCTATGAGATGGAAAAGCACGATGAGGTCCTAAGACGCAAAAATGACTATATCTCAAGCGTGTATGAGGAGCTTGCTGGAGATGTAACTGATGAGAAATTGCTTTTAGCAATGGTGGCAAATCAAATTTTAGAAGGCGTATATTTTTATAGTGGATTTACAGCGATTTACGCATTAGCAAGGGCTGGGAAAATGCTTGGCAGCGCTCAGATGATACGCTTTATCCAGCGTGATGAGATAACTCACTTGCTTTTATTTCAAAATATGATAAATTCAGTCCGCAAGGAGCGTCCAGATCTCTTTACAAGTGAGATTGAAGCTAAAATTTATGAGATGTTTCAAAAGGCTGGTGAGCTAGAGATTGAGTGGGGAAAATATATCACGCAAAATCAAATAATGGGCTTTACAGATGATATTATAGACCAATATATCAAATATTTAATCGATGATAGGCTAACTTCAATTGGGTTAAAAAAATTATATAATGTCTCTCATCCGATAAAATGGGTTGATGATTTTGCTAAATTTAACGATCAAAAGAGCAACTTTTTTGAAAGTAAAGTTACAAATTATAGCAAAGGTAGCCTAAGCTTTGATGATTTCTAA
- a CDS encoding cytochrome C — MSKIILVSLILAGCLNAKILYSTTVKSVYLDDNSKDVAGKLLPTNAIEILQKSGDRVKFALKGYVNPSSPNVIYYSNGDRIIALSFAKTKTPKYEIIQKAKDGKFDEVRVVAYTTDDELENELKPMIYRAKQTYQESCSICHQLHKESQYNPNQWPSLFRSMLSRTPIDKKDEWLIIQYLQKASKGDIK, encoded by the coding sequence ATGAGTAAAATCATATTGGTTAGTCTGATTTTAGCTGGATGTTTAAATGCTAAAATCTTATATTCAACTACGGTAAAATCAGTCTATTTAGATGATAATTCCAAAGATGTAGCTGGTAAGCTCTTGCCTACAAATGCTATAGAGATTCTACAAAAATCTGGCGATAGAGTTAAATTTGCCCTAAAAGGCTATGTAAATCCATCTTCACCAAATGTTATATATTACAGCAATGGGGATCGCATTATAGCCTTATCATTTGCTAAGACTAAAACTCCTAAATATGAGATAATCCAAAAAGCAAAAGATGGCAAATTCGATGAAGTAAGGGTGGTTGCTTACACTACAGATGATGAGCTAGAAAATGAGCTAAAACCTATGATATATAGGGCTAAACAGACATATCAAGAGAGTTGCTCGATTTGTCATCAGCTCCATAAAGAGAGCCAATACAATCCAAATCAATGGCCTTCTCTATTTAGGTCAATGCTATCTAGAACGCCAATTGATAAAAAAGATGAGTGGCTAATAATACAGTATCTACAAAAAGCTTCAAAAGGAGATATAAAATGA